From Armatimonadota bacterium, a single genomic window includes:
- a CDS encoding acetylxylan esterase produces MLLCALLVAGVLAAPANPQVLSIYARKGSAPIAFAAREVVSALAARGKKAVVINDSKAPAWCSIRLDDGPNEGFHIDRVADEWLIAGSDERGAMYGGLDLAEQIRLNGPDKVKPKGGSPSMPLRMIKFNIPLPGVGYASEESLRKNGWFYDLNYWRKYLEMMARNRYNALSLWSAHPYDRMLRLSKYPEACALTDEELAKNQKFFHTLFQMAKDHGVDVYLMTWNTHVSPAFAAAHKVAVNGADSPLVRDYTKECVRELLTQYPEITGFGTCPGEAMGNLNADQRMAFIRETYFEGIREAVEGGKGVQVLRYSGVREGDQRDLTPDQLSTSHLASHPLPEHRTPDHPTPENPNTPPRPYPPFILRYWGGTPESTDKMLAEAKYPGPVYLDIKFNGEHMYSSTRPHVQNKKWEQMAGKRYKLLWHLRNDDLFTLRWGDPDFAREMLGNVVGSPIQGRDAPGTHDRDGHATSAGFVMGSEIEIPGEDYIHTPKAAKHKDWKYEFEKQWFKWALWGRLGYNLKEPESTWIRTYQERFGDEAGPKVFAVMKSASKILPTVTAFHWNYMNGDWYPEGNVGPWNTSYEVPRQNFRDNRIFHSVEEWVWNNAIDGSYEDIPTYVMRGLSGTPSLLKGRVGVGMSRSRRLGAVAAPAQSLSANNSRRMALTHPPTPSLKRGGALSPIEVANKLESWASAFDKLRPNNFFDAGHANDKEWVCTMQDLRAVSELGHYYSAKILGATSYCRFLLTGDEASRTNALRHITRALAHWKKLAAIADAHYIEHEIWLQGQFSWGKYTADAERDVEIVKNAMPIPSTETTWLGSEGRKRLPTVAMRRFDSSSRKEIAPWLQYLSSLPVANVLHFPGSPSSVMTLGNYSTGLLAGTDSTWRITIRTPGVPNPGRLLFLTVTGKQVHRISRGDSELLTYECQLKSGRNDLTITRFPYSSPLSLTFAAEPMPWRTPVADLSAKDASKVTAPMVLTKGTAVDTYLHIPKGSGRGLDLATNKLKDNGRAEFPVEIKDAGKYVVHAYVNWPDTAGNSFFIEFDQPYRPTPLPPVLGNDDSFGNWHWVVSPAFDLKAGKHTLILRNREEGAKVARLVVAKQEGNVNTNNDDGGDLLTAKERNDFFHAIYERMTAVKPLDRFKTKAEWEAHARALRPKILNALGLWPLPKKVALDPHNSKKLVRDGYTVERVWYQVFPKVYASAYLYIPDAAKQPGAKLPAILHPHGHWPEGAADPVVQARCIAMAKMGYVSLCPDSTHVFDFPTGLNPVGQMTWDNIRGLDYLESLPYVDRNKLGCTGASGGGQQTMYLGAVDDRVKVLVPAVMVCYFKRILFETEDAHHFCNHVPGIAALADQTEMAAMFAPRPTLFICATGDWTLTVPKEEFPDMKHIWDLTGGDTKVVQFDKPHNFDQDSREQMYAWFNKYLKGDDDSAHAKEPKLKTEDPNTLRALGGPPSGASGHEGAVVYYRKTTRFKEPVLKSAVELESWRQDVFFGVRDRQQSLSWVFGLHMGYQGKSRRVGEFEIAGLKAEKWLMWTHSDDHIPCWYFPPKGRKRNGPGVVIAHPQGKRALLVERPWLVRSLLEKGIGVMAIDVHYRGEIKRDWRWNSMIWGSSEAGTAAEDMQIVRFDMTALPELGHGKVYIIGLGDLGVAALFANAIDSYGVGAAVDDIGLTYTAGRETPDLPGLLRYADLPQIAALAAPRKLWINGAREPFWFTRSAYGLLKAEKNLWITTKHTDEFDYSLAGWVLGK; encoded by the coding sequence ATGCTTCTCTGCGCCCTGCTCGTCGCCGGAGTGCTCGCGGCTCCCGCGAACCCCCAAGTGCTCTCGATCTACGCCCGGAAAGGTTCGGCGCCTATCGCATTTGCCGCCCGAGAAGTTGTAAGCGCCCTGGCGGCGCGAGGGAAGAAAGCCGTCGTCATCAACGACTCCAAGGCGCCCGCGTGGTGCAGCATCCGGCTTGATGATGGGCCCAATGAGGGCTTTCACATCGATCGAGTCGCGGACGAATGGCTGATTGCCGGCTCGGACGAGCGAGGCGCCATGTACGGCGGCTTGGACTTAGCAGAGCAAATCCGGCTCAACGGGCCAGACAAGGTCAAGCCCAAAGGGGGTTCCCCCTCCATGCCCCTTCGAATGATCAAGTTCAACATCCCCCTGCCGGGTGTGGGCTACGCCAGCGAGGAGTCGCTGAGGAAGAACGGCTGGTTCTATGACCTGAACTACTGGCGCAAGTATCTCGAGATGATGGCGCGGAACCGCTACAACGCCCTATCGCTCTGGTCGGCGCACCCCTACGACCGCATGCTCCGCCTCTCCAAGTACCCCGAAGCCTGCGCCCTGACCGACGAAGAGCTCGCCAAGAACCAGAAGTTCTTCCACACGCTGTTCCAGATGGCCAAGGATCACGGCGTCGATGTGTACCTGATGACCTGGAACACCCACGTCTCGCCGGCGTTCGCGGCCGCGCACAAGGTCGCCGTCAATGGGGCGGATTCTCCTCTCGTGCGGGATTACACCAAGGAGTGCGTGCGCGAGCTGCTGACGCAGTATCCCGAGATTACGGGATTCGGCACCTGCCCTGGCGAGGCGATGGGAAATCTGAACGCGGACCAGCGCATGGCGTTTATCCGCGAGACCTATTTCGAGGGGATCAGGGAGGCTGTGGAGGGAGGAAAGGGTGTTCAGGTGCTCAGGTATTCAGGTGTTCGGGAGGGAGATCAAAGAGACCTGACTCCTGACCAACTGAGCACCTCCCACCTGGCCTCCCATCCCCTTCCTGAACACCGAACACCTGATCACCCAACACCTGAAAACCCGAACACCCCGCCCCGCCCATACCCTCCCTTCATCTTGCGCTATTGGGGCGGCACTCCCGAATCCACCGACAAGATGCTCGCCGAAGCCAAGTACCCGGGGCCCGTGTACCTCGACATCAAGTTCAACGGCGAGCACATGTACTCGTCGACGCGGCCCCACGTGCAGAACAAAAAGTGGGAGCAGATGGCGGGCAAGCGCTACAAGCTCCTCTGGCACCTGCGCAACGACGACCTTTTCACCTTGCGCTGGGGCGACCCGGACTTCGCGCGCGAGATGCTGGGGAATGTGGTTGGCTCACCGATCCAGGGTCGAGACGCCCCTGGGACGCATGACCGGGACGGTCATGCCACGTCCGCCGGCTTCGTCATGGGCTCCGAGATCGAGATCCCCGGCGAGGACTACATCCACACGCCCAAGGCGGCGAAGCACAAAGACTGGAAGTACGAGTTCGAGAAGCAATGGTTCAAGTGGGCGCTTTGGGGCCGTCTCGGCTACAACCTGAAGGAACCCGAGAGCACCTGGATCAGGACCTACCAAGAGCGCTTTGGCGACGAGGCCGGGCCCAAGGTCTTCGCGGTGATGAAGTCCGCCAGCAAGATCCTGCCCACCGTGACCGCCTTTCACTGGAACTACATGAACGGCGACTGGTATCCGGAAGGCAACGTCGGCCCCTGGAACACCAGCTATGAGGTCCCGCGCCAGAACTTCCGCGACAACAGGATCTTCCACTCGGTGGAGGAGTGGGTCTGGAACAACGCGATCGACGGGAGCTATGAGGATATTCCGACATATGTGATGCGGGGTCTCTCCGGAACTCCCTCCCTTTTGAAGGGGAGGGTCGGGGTGGGGATGTCACGGAGCCGGAGACTTGGAGCAGTAGCTGCCCCCGCGCAGTCGCTGTCAGCGAATAACAGCAGGCGCATGGCGCTCACCCACCCCCCGACCCCCTCCCTCAAGAGAGGGGGCGCCCTCAGCCCCATCGAAGTGGCAAACAAACTGGAATCTTGGGCCAGCGCCTTCGACAAACTTCGCCCCAATAACTTCTTCGATGCCGGCCATGCGAACGACAAAGAATGGGTCTGTACGATGCAAGACCTTCGGGCGGTGTCCGAGCTTGGGCACTACTACTCAGCCAAGATCCTTGGGGCGACGTCGTACTGCCGGTTCCTGCTGACCGGCGACGAGGCGTCCCGAACCAACGCGCTCAGGCACATCACCCGGGCGCTGGCGCACTGGAAGAAGCTCGCCGCCATCGCCGACGCGCACTACATCGAGCACGAGATCTGGCTGCAGGGGCAGTTCTCGTGGGGCAAGTACACGGCTGACGCCGAGCGGGACGTGGAGATCGTGAAGAACGCGATGCCGATACCCTCGACGGAGACAACGTGGCTTGGGTCGGAAGGAAGGAAGCGGCTTCCCACCGTCGCGATGCGACGCTTCGACAGCTCTTCGCGAAAAGAAATCGCCCCCTGGCTCCAATATCTGAGCTCCCTGCCCGTAGCGAACGTCCTTCACTTCCCTGGTTCGCCCTCCTCCGTAATGACACTAGGCAACTACAGCACAGGGCTGCTTGCTGGAACCGACTCGACATGGCGGATTACGATACGCACGCCTGGCGTACCCAATCCAGGACGCCTACTATTCCTTACGGTGACTGGAAAGCAGGTCCACCGCATTTCACGCGGCGACTCTGAACTCTTGACATACGAATGTCAACTGAAGAGTGGCCGGAACGATTTGACGATCACGAGATTCCCCTACTCAAGTCCGCTGTCGTTGACTTTCGCAGCAGAACCGATGCCCTGGCGTACCCCAGTCGCCGACCTCTCCGCCAAGGACGCTTCCAAAGTCACCGCGCCGATGGTCCTTACCAAAGGCACAGCGGTCGACACTTACCTCCACATCCCCAAAGGCTCCGGGCGGGGCCTCGACCTCGCCACCAACAAGCTGAAGGACAACGGGCGCGCCGAGTTCCCCGTCGAGATTAAGGACGCCGGCAAGTACGTCGTCCACGCCTACGTCAACTGGCCCGACACCGCCGGCAACTCGTTCTTCATCGAGTTCGACCAACCCTACCGCCCGACGCCGCTCCCGCCCGTGCTCGGCAACGACGACAGCTTCGGGAACTGGCACTGGGTGGTCTCGCCTGCCTTCGACCTGAAAGCCGGAAAGCACACGCTCATCCTCCGCAACAGAGAGGAGGGCGCGAAGGTCGCGCGGCTGGTCGTGGCGAAACAGGAGGGAAACGTGAACACGAACAACGATGATGGCGGCGACCTGCTCACCGCCAAGGAGCGCAACGACTTCTTTCACGCCATCTACGAGCGCATGACCGCCGTCAAGCCGCTCGATCGCTTCAAGACCAAGGCGGAATGGGAGGCTCATGCCAGGGCCCTGCGCCCCAAGATCCTGAACGCATTGGGGCTATGGCCGCTGCCAAAGAAGGTCGCGCTCGATCCGCACAACTCCAAGAAGCTCGTTAGGGACGGCTACACGGTCGAGCGGGTCTGGTACCAGGTGTTCCCGAAGGTGTATGCGAGCGCCTACCTCTACATCCCCGATGCGGCCAAACAGCCCGGCGCGAAGCTCCCCGCGATCCTGCACCCGCACGGCCACTGGCCCGAGGGCGCGGCCGACCCCGTGGTGCAGGCGCGCTGCATCGCGATGGCCAAGATGGGCTACGTGTCGCTGTGCCCGGACTCCACGCACGTGTTCGATTTCCCCACGGGGCTGAACCCGGTCGGGCAGATGACCTGGGACAACATCCGCGGGCTGGACTACCTGGAGTCGCTGCCCTACGTGGACAGGAACAAGCTCGGTTGCACGGGCGCCTCGGGCGGAGGGCAGCAGACGATGTATCTGGGCGCGGTGGACGACCGCGTGAAGGTGCTCGTGCCGGCGGTGATGGTGTGCTACTTCAAGCGCATCCTCTTCGAGACCGAAGACGCGCACCATTTCTGCAACCACGTGCCCGGCATCGCGGCGCTGGCCGACCAGACCGAGATGGCGGCGATGTTCGCGCCACGGCCCACCCTGTTCATCTGTGCGACCGGCGACTGGACGCTCACCGTGCCGAAGGAGGAGTTCCCCGATATGAAGCACATCTGGGACCTCACCGGCGGCGACACGAAAGTCGTTCAGTTCGACAAGCCGCACAACTTCGATCAGGACAGCCGCGAGCAGATGTACGCCTGGTTCAACAAGTACCTGAAGGGCGACGACGATTCGGCTCACGCGAAAGAGCCGAAGCTGAAGACCGAGGACCCGAACACGTTAAGGGCTCTCGGCGGTCCGCCTTCAGGAGCCTCAGGGCATGAGGGGGCTGTGGTGTATTACCGGAAGACGACCAGGTTCAAAGAGCCGGTGCTAAAGAGCGCCGTCGAGCTTGAATCCTGGCGCCAGGACGTCTTTTTCGGTGTCAGGGATCGACAACAAAGCCTCTCCTGGGTCTTTGGCCTTCACATGGGCTACCAGGGAAAATCCAGAAGAGTCGGCGAGTTTGAGATTGCGGGTCTCAAGGCTGAAAAGTGGCTCATGTGGACCCACTCGGACGACCACATTCCCTGTTGGTACTTCCCGCCAAAGGGCCGCAAGAGAAACGGGCCTGGCGTCGTCATCGCCCACCCGCAGGGAAAACGCGCCCTTCTCGTCGAGCGGCCTTGGCTAGTCAGGAGTCTGCTGGAAAAGGGGATCGGCGTCATGGCGATTGACGTCCATTACCGAGGAGAGATCAAGCGAGACTGGCGCTGGAACAGCATGATTTGGGGATCCTCGGAAGCTGGCACGGCCGCCGAGGACATGCAAATTGTGCGCTTCGACATGACCGCCCTGCCGGAACTCGGCCACGGCAAGGTCTACATCATCGGTTTGGGGGATCTTGGGGTCGCGGCCCTCTTTGCCAATGCGATTGACTCGTATGGAGTGGGCGCAGCCGTGGACGACATTGGCCTCACCTACACCGCCGGACGCGAGACTCCGGACCTCCCTGGCCTTCTCCGCTATGCCGACCTGCCCCAGATCGCGGCGCTCGCCGCTCCGAGGAAGCTCTGGATCAACGGCGCTCGCGAGCCATTCTGGTTCACGCGCTCGGCCTATGGTCTGCTGAAGGCTGAGAAAAACCTCTGGATCACGACCAAACACACCGACGAGTTCGACTACTCGCTGGCGGGGTGGGTGTTGGGGAAGTAG
- a CDS encoding four helix bundle protein, producing the protein MSNNIAEGFERGTTNERLSFLYIARGSAGEVRSMLCLMERLPSFRNFKSDISNLKSMAEGISRQIRGWADSLQNSEIRGQRHLNEKSREADRMRVEQAEREREQADFMEYVAKVARGEKVEPPSP; encoded by the coding sequence GTGTCCAACAACATCGCCGAGGGGTTTGAGCGAGGCACGACGAACGAGCGGCTCTCCTTCCTCTACATCGCCCGTGGCTCTGCTGGGGAAGTCCGTTCCATGCTATGCCTGATGGAACGCCTGCCCTCCTTCCGGAATTTCAAATCTGACATTTCAAATCTCAAATCAATGGCGGAGGGAATATCGAGGCAGATTCGGGGATGGGCCGACAGCCTTCAGAACTCCGAGATCAGGGGCCAACGGCACTTGAACGAGAAGAGCAGGGAAGCCGACCGGATGAGGGTTGAGCAAGCTGAAAGGGAGCGGGAGCAGGCGGACTTCATGGAGTACGTGGCGAAGGTAGCTCGCGGCGAAAAGGTGGAACCTCCGAGTCCCTGA
- a CDS encoding DUF4173 domain-containing protein — MSAPALELPAKPIANIRALSILGASIGLGIAADLLLRGVTWGLGFPVWVGLCLLAGWRLWRKPVQAQESSVAWLAVPLLVFSACLALRDSGAMRAMNLFAFFMALAILSSRIRIGGVGKISVGDLVGGWLAHWALMLADAWNLVFADISWRGFGTAHGRERMAVVGRGMLIAVPILIVFGALLTSADPVFSSYLANLTDWNLEAAVGHTFGIFLGTWAVASLFRRLFLAPEAVADPRIWHSALGAPPNGQVPLLVGQPPAFQIGEPAGPPKPKAQPGIGNAEAGIALGSLILLLGAFSAVQIRFLFGGAAALPEGMNWSQYARGGFFQLLAVLMLAVPVLRLVHHGLKLRGANGPTYPTLVGITVGLLGIVVASAMRRLDLCVEQYNWSELRLYGGAAMVWIAGCLVWLLATVVARKSNHFVIGAVTLGFLAIFGLNLINPDAMIARSMLLSAVQKGRMDSAYLSRLSLDSLPEVAAAMEGLPLHVQTDLRDRLTERWSELEPADWRSWSLGDQEGRKALGELKLYELQR, encoded by the coding sequence ATGTCCGCGCCCGCCCTCGAACTTCCCGCAAAGCCCATCGCCAACATCCGCGCCTTAAGCATCCTGGGGGCTTCCATCGGCCTTGGGATCGCCGCCGATCTATTGCTTCGCGGCGTCACTTGGGGTCTCGGGTTTCCGGTTTGGGTCGGCCTATGCCTGCTTGCCGGCTGGCGGCTCTGGCGAAAACCCGTCCAGGCGCAAGAGAGCTCGGTGGCCTGGCTGGCGGTACCTTTGCTCGTGTTTTCGGCCTGCCTCGCGCTGCGCGATTCCGGGGCCATGCGGGCGATGAACCTGTTCGCTTTCTTCATGGCGCTGGCGATCCTTTCCAGCCGGATTCGAATCGGAGGCGTCGGCAAAATCAGCGTCGGGGACCTGGTGGGCGGTTGGCTGGCCCATTGGGCGCTCATGCTGGCGGACGCTTGGAACCTCGTCTTCGCCGACATCTCCTGGAGGGGCTTCGGCACGGCCCACGGCCGAGAGCGCATGGCAGTTGTGGGCCGGGGAATGCTCATCGCCGTGCCCATCTTGATCGTGTTTGGCGCGCTTCTGACCTCCGCCGACCCCGTGTTTTCGAGCTACCTTGCCAATCTCACCGATTGGAACCTGGAGGCAGCTGTCGGGCACACGTTCGGCATTTTCCTGGGCACTTGGGCGGTGGCGTCGCTGTTCCGGCGTCTCTTTCTTGCTCCCGAGGCCGTCGCCGACCCCAGAATCTGGCACTCCGCGCTTGGCGCTCCACCCAATGGCCAGGTTCCGCTGCTCGTGGGGCAGCCACCCGCCTTCCAAATCGGCGAGCCCGCGGGGCCGCCGAAACCCAAGGCGCAACCCGGCATAGGCAACGCCGAGGCGGGCATCGCCCTGGGTTCGCTCATCCTTCTTCTCGGCGCCTTTTCCGCAGTGCAGATTCGCTTCCTCTTCGGCGGCGCCGCGGCGCTGCCCGAGGGCATGAACTGGTCCCAATACGCCCGAGGCGGCTTCTTTCAGTTGCTCGCGGTGCTGATGCTGGCGGTGCCGGTGCTCCGGCTGGTCCACCATGGCCTGAAGCTCCGAGGCGCGAACGGCCCCACCTATCCGACTCTGGTCGGCATCACCGTGGGCCTGCTCGGGATCGTGGTCGCTTCGGCGATGCGGCGGCTGGACCTTTGCGTCGAGCAGTACAACTGGAGCGAGCTTCGGCTCTATGGCGGGGCGGCGATGGTCTGGATCGCCGGGTGCCTGGTTTGGCTGCTCGCGACGGTGGTGGCGCGAAAATCGAACCACTTCGTCATTGGCGCAGTCACTCTGGGCTTTCTTGCCATCTTTGGCCTCAACCTGATCAACCCGGACGCCATGATCGCGCGCTCGATGCTTCTGTCGGCGGTACAGAAGGGCCGCATGGATTCGGCCTACCTTTCTCGCCTCAGTTTGGATTCCCTGCCGGAGGTCGCCGCCGCAATGGAAGGACTGCCTCTGCACGTTCAGACTGATTTGCGGGACCGTCTCACCGAGCGCTGGTCGGAGCTAGAGCCTGCCGACTGGCGTTCTTGGAGTCTGGGAGATCAGGAGGGGCGGAAGGCGCTGGGCGAGTTGAAGCTGTACGAATTGCAGCGGTAG
- a CDS encoding DNA-3-methyladenine glycosylase 2 family protein, producing MPYAKATDHLCQADPKLAEVIARLGPCDLKPEERPEDTFQYLTRVIVFQQLSGRVASAIHRRFLLLYNPGAEPDPQKHGWGLRHPEPNEVAGTDLDTLRSAGLSRQKASYIQGLAELCVEGLASIEELSAMDDESVVAELTKVKGIGRWTVEMLLMFRLGRMDVWPIDDLGVRAGLRRLHGLEKNPKPKEALAMGEVWRPYRSVAAFYMWRLMDTEVPE from the coding sequence ATGCCTTATGCCAAAGCCACCGACCACCTTTGCCAGGCCGATCCGAAGTTGGCTGAGGTCATTGCTCGGCTTGGGCCCTGTGATCTGAAGCCGGAGGAAAGGCCCGAGGACACCTTTCAGTACCTGACTCGGGTCATCGTGTTTCAGCAGCTTTCGGGAAGGGTGGCCTCCGCCATCCACAGACGGTTCCTGCTTCTTTACAACCCCGGCGCCGAGCCTGATCCTCAGAAGCACGGGTGGGGACTTCGCCATCCGGAGCCCAATGAAGTGGCAGGAACGGACCTCGATACGCTGCGCTCGGCGGGGCTCTCGCGCCAAAAGGCGAGTTATATCCAGGGCCTCGCGGAACTCTGCGTCGAAGGCCTCGCATCGATCGAAGAGCTGAGCGCAATGGACGATGAATCCGTCGTCGCCGAGCTCACGAAGGTCAAAGGCATCGGGCGGTGGACCGTCGAAATGCTCCTGATGTTCCGACTGGGGAGGATGGATGTGTGGCCGATCGACGATCTCGGCGTGCGTGCAGGGCTACGGCGACTCCACGGCCTCGAGAAGAACCCCAAGCCCAAGGAAGCGCTGGCGATGGGCGAGGTTTGGCGGCCGTACCGGTCGGTGGCCGCCTTCTACATGTGGCGTCTTATGGATACCGAAGTGCCGGAATGA
- the serC gene encoding 3-phosphoserine/phosphohydroxythreonine transaminase, which produces MSQPYDRVFNFSAGPCTLPVSVLEEVRDDLLNWKGSGMSVMEMSHRGKHFEGIVAAAEARLRALMGIPNAYKVLFLQGGASLQNTMAPMNLLAGGSADYVVTGAWSKKSFEMGSLVGGAKCVWDGKANNYSSLPDLGSLEYSAGAAYVHFTTNETIHGVQFHGDPKLRATVVCDMSSDIVSRPVDVSRYAMIYAGAQKNMGPAGATVVIIHEDLLARTPEKFHPMLDYRLQAENGSLYNTPPCFSIYVCGLVYKWIQDLGGLSAIQAINERKAKAIYDAVDANSGFYQAHAQPEARSQMNVTFRLPSDELTDAFVKEAKALKLDGLKGHRSVGGIRASIYNAFPEEGCKVLAAFMKEFAAKNG; this is translated from the coding sequence ATGAGCCAGCCGTACGATCGCGTCTTCAACTTCTCCGCGGGCCCCTGCACGCTGCCCGTTTCCGTTCTCGAAGAGGTCCGAGACGACCTTCTGAACTGGAAGGGTTCGGGCATGAGCGTCATGGAGATGAGCCATCGCGGAAAGCACTTCGAGGGAATTGTCGCCGCTGCCGAAGCGCGTCTGCGCGCGCTGATGGGCATCCCGAACGCCTACAAGGTGCTGTTTTTGCAGGGCGGCGCGAGCCTCCAGAACACGATGGCGCCGATGAACCTATTGGCGGGCGGCAGCGCCGACTACGTTGTGACGGGCGCATGGAGCAAGAAGAGCTTCGAGATGGGGAGCCTGGTCGGCGGGGCGAAGTGCGTGTGGGACGGCAAGGCAAACAACTACTCAAGCCTGCCGGACCTTGGCAGCCTTGAGTATTCAGCAGGAGCGGCGTACGTCCACTTCACGACCAACGAGACCATCCACGGCGTCCAATTCCACGGCGACCCTAAACTCAGGGCGACTGTGGTCTGTGACATGTCGTCGGACATCGTGTCTCGGCCGGTGGATGTGTCCAGATACGCGATGATCTATGCCGGCGCACAGAAAAACATGGGGCCCGCCGGCGCGACGGTGGTGATCATCCACGAAGACTTGCTTGCCCGCACGCCGGAGAAGTTCCACCCGATGCTGGATTACCGGCTTCAGGCGGAGAACGGCTCGCTCTACAACACGCCGCCGTGCTTCTCAATCTATGTGTGCGGCCTGGTCTACAAGTGGATCCAGGACCTGGGAGGGCTCTCGGCGATCCAGGCCATCAATGAACGAAAAGCCAAGGCGATTTATGATGCCGTCGACGCGAACTCGGGCTTCTATCAGGCCCACGCCCAGCCCGAGGCGCGCTCCCAAATGAACGTGACGTTCCGCCTCCCGAGCGACGAACTCACTGACGCCTTCGTGAAGGAAGCCAAGGCCTTGAAGCTGGACGGCCTCAAAGGACACCGGTCGGTGGGCGGGATCCGCGCCAGTATCTACAACGCCTTTCCTGAGGAAGGCTGCAAGGTTCTGGCCGCGTTCATGAAGGAGTTCGCGGCGAAGAACGGGTAG
- a CDS encoding histidine triad nucleotide-binding protein: MATLFTRIIERDIPADIVYEDEHCVAFRDINPQAPVHVLIVPRQEISGVAEVPEEGDHCRLLNAARKVAEKLGCSASYRLVINQGPEAGQTVDHLHIHLLAGRPFDWPPG; this comes from the coding sequence ATGGCGACTCTCTTCACCCGAATCATCGAGCGGGACATCCCGGCAGACATCGTCTATGAGGACGAGCACTGCGTCGCCTTCCGCGACATCAACCCGCAGGCCCCGGTCCACGTCCTCATCGTCCCGCGACAAGAGATCTCGGGTGTTGCCGAGGTACCGGAGGAAGGCGACCATTGCCGGCTCTTGAATGCCGCCCGGAAGGTCGCCGAGAAACTGGGCTGTAGCGCGAGCTATCGGCTTGTGATCAACCAGGGCCCCGAGGCCGGCCAGACGGTGGACCACCTTCACATCCACTTGCTGGCTGGGCGGCCGTTCGATTGGCCTCCGGGATAG
- the mtaB gene encoding tRNA (N(6)-L-threonylcarbamoyladenosine(37)-C(2))-methylthiotransferase MtaB has product MLRAAFTTLGCKVNQYETQRILESFEGAGFQVVPFEGQADVYVINSCSVTSVAESKSRYTVRRATRYNPAAKVVVTGCAAQMSVNKGEAFAGADVLVPNPEKLETLSWLFRAFPELERELALGVRGQARALAPLDSMASGAPISEHTESAGKPAHSQKASQSVHAAPQGRSRATVKIQDGCSVFCSYCSIPFTRPGMRSRPAMEVLDEVARLAELGYREVVLTGVLIGSYGPESGSDGPAFEDLVEKIARIEGMSRVRISSIEAPQVSDRLVALMQGGLAVPHLHIPLQSGDTGVLKDMNRRYAQDDYIRLCHKLYEAVPDLSITTDIMVGFPTEDEERFASTLHVCEEVRYLKGHVFRFSPRWGTPADQWGDPVSPEEKQRRSVLVQQATQRTGEAHARRFLGRTMRVLAEGKENRDGLMHGLTDNYLEVAFAAPPSIARTCVWVRLDEARNGTLYGELAPEPTQANGRLVLRQ; this is encoded by the coding sequence ATGCTGAGAGCAGCGTTCACCACGCTTGGATGCAAGGTTAACCAGTATGAGACCCAACGCATCCTGGAGAGCTTTGAAGGGGCCGGATTTCAGGTTGTTCCCTTTGAAGGGCAGGCCGACGTGTACGTCATCAACTCGTGCAGCGTGACCTCGGTCGCGGAATCCAAGAGCCGCTACACGGTGCGCAGGGCGACACGGTACAACCCGGCGGCAAAAGTGGTGGTTACGGGTTGCGCGGCACAGATGTCGGTGAACAAGGGCGAGGCATTCGCAGGCGCCGACGTGCTGGTTCCCAACCCCGAAAAGCTGGAGACTCTGAGCTGGCTGTTCCGAGCGTTTCCGGAGCTGGAGCGCGAATTGGCTCTTGGAGTGCGCGGGCAAGCCCGCGCTTTGGCCCCTCTCGACTCGATGGCCAGCGGAGCTCCCATTTCGGAGCACACGGAAAGCGCGGGCAAGCCCGCGCACTCCCAAAAGGCCTCCCAAAGCGTTCATGCCGCGCCTCAGGGGCGCAGCCGGGCGACCGTCAAGATTCAGGACGGTTGCAGCGTGTTCTGCAGCTACTGCTCGATCCCGTTCACCCGCCCGGGCATGCGCTCAAGGCCCGCTATGGAAGTCCTCGATGAAGTCGCTCGCCTGGCGGAATTGGGCTATCGGGAGGTGGTCCTGACGGGCGTGCTGATCGGTTCCTACGGACCGGAATCGGGCAGTGACGGACCCGCTTTCGAGGACCTCGTCGAGAAGATCGCCAGGATCGAGGGGATGAGTCGCGTTCGAATCAGCAGCATCGAGGCGCCCCAGGTTTCCGATCGGCTCGTCGCCTTGATGCAGGGCGGCCTGGCCGTCCCGCACCTGCACATCCCCCTGCAAAGCGGCGACACGGGAGTCCTGAAGGACATGAACCGCCGCTACGCGCAGGACGACTATATTCGGCTCTGCCACAAGCTCTACGAGGCAGTGCCGGACCTGTCGATCACCACCGACATCATGGTCGGCTTCCCGACCGAAGACGAGGAGCGGTTCGCCTCGACCCTGCATGTTTGCGAGGAGGTTCGCTACCTCAAGGGACATGTGTTTCGGTTTAGCCCGAGGTGGGGCACGCCCGCCGACCAATGGGGCGATCCCGTATCGCCCGAGGAGAAGCAGCGCCGGAGCGTGCTCGTGCAGCAAGCGACCCAGCGCACCGGCGAAGCGCATGCGAGGCGGTTCCTGGGACGGACCATGCGCGTGCTCGCCGAGGGCAAGGAGAACCGCGACGGCCTGATGCACGGTTTGACGGACAACTACCTCGAGGTCGCTTTCGCAGCGCCGCCATCGATCGCCCGAACGTGCGTCTGGGTTCGGCTCGACGAAGCGCGAAACGGGACCCTTTACGGCGAACTCGCGCCGGAGCCAACCCAAGCCAACGGACGCCTTGTCCTAAGGCAGTAG